One stretch of Akkermansia sp. RCC_12PD DNA includes these proteins:
- a CDS encoding prenyltransferase/squalene oxidase repeat-containing protein: MNKAVLFLSVLSACTALGAPVPTEGGEKRDTIPIEKVPDVEPPSRETLDQSIRRAADFLLASQNKDGSWGDHTRTKGLNVICPYPEGPRSFRTACTSLCVIGLLASPLKDEPAVKGAIDRAVQYLLATLPLLKRGDTRTVLGVWGHAYGLSALCRAAENLPENSPQYTELKKVAALQVEALNWMADVKGGWGYYTFKTFSRRPMGEPTSFLTATVLIAFKDAERAFGLQADPQIVKRAVASLEKQRTPAGSYVYSISHMFYPGRPINRHTGSLARTPAGDLALIQYDPAFVSRRQLEDGLERIWSRSGWLSLAVKKPIPHESFAQNAGYFFYYGYYYAARCLDQVPRERLPRHAAHLADDILPMQEKDGSWWDYPLYNYHKFYGTGYALFAVSRVRSALYPTTPPAS; the protein is encoded by the coding sequence ATGAATAAGGCCGTCCTTTTCCTCTCCGTTCTGAGTGCCTGCACGGCGCTTGGCGCACCTGTGCCGACGGAAGGCGGGGAAAAAAGAGACACCATTCCCATTGAAAAGGTTCCGGACGTGGAGCCCCCCTCCCGGGAAACGCTGGACCAGTCCATACGCAGGGCGGCGGATTTCCTTCTGGCCAGCCAGAACAAGGACGGCTCCTGGGGAGACCACACGCGCACCAAGGGGCTGAATGTGATCTGCCCTTACCCGGAAGGCCCCAGGTCATTCAGGACCGCCTGCACGTCCCTGTGCGTCATCGGCCTGCTCGCCAGTCCGCTGAAGGATGAACCCGCCGTCAAGGGAGCCATTGACCGGGCCGTCCAGTACCTGCTTGCCACCCTTCCCCTGCTCAAGCGCGGAGACACGCGCACCGTCCTCGGCGTATGGGGTCATGCCTACGGCCTCTCCGCCCTGTGCCGCGCCGCTGAAAATCTGCCTGAGAACTCCCCGCAATACACGGAGCTCAAGAAAGTGGCCGCACTGCAGGTGGAGGCGCTGAACTGGATGGCGGACGTCAAAGGCGGCTGGGGCTACTACACCTTTAAAACTTTTTCCAGACGGCCGATGGGGGAACCCACCTCCTTCCTGACGGCTACGGTGCTGATTGCCTTCAAGGACGCCGAACGCGCATTCGGCCTCCAGGCCGACCCCCAGATTGTCAAGCGCGCCGTCGCCAGCCTGGAAAAACAGCGGACTCCGGCCGGGAGCTATGTGTATTCCATATCCCACATGTTTTATCCCGGCAGGCCCATCAACCGCCACACCGGCAGCCTGGCCCGCACCCCCGCCGGAGACCTGGCCCTGATCCAGTACGATCCGGCTTTTGTTTCCAGACGCCAGCTGGAAGACGGGCTGGAACGCATCTGGAGCCGCTCCGGGTGGCTCTCCCTGGCGGTGAAGAAACCCATCCCTCATGAAAGCTTCGCGCAAAATGCAGGCTATTTCTTCTACTACGGGTATTACTACGCCGCCCGCTGCCTTGACCAGGTACCCCGGGAACGGCTGCCGCGCCATGCAGCCCATCTGGCGGACGACATCCTGCCCATGCAGGAGAAGGACGGCTCCTGGTGGGACTATCCCCTCTACAATTATCACAAATTTTATGGCACCGGCTACGCCCTGTTCGCCGTTTCCCGGGTCCGGAGCGCGCTTTATCCCACCACCCCGCCCGCTTCCTAA
- the trxA gene encoding thioredoxin, with the protein MANVFSEANFEDEVLKSDIPVLVDFWATWCGPCRMIAPIIDQLATELAGKVKVGKVDVDANNGLAATYGVRTIPTLLIIKDGEIMDTMVGATSKDAILQRLRPVM; encoded by the coding sequence ATGGCAAACGTATTTTCTGAAGCAAATTTTGAGGATGAAGTCCTGAAGTCTGACATTCCTGTGCTTGTCGACTTCTGGGCTACATGGTGCGGCCCCTGCCGCATGATCGCTCCGATCATTGACCAGTTGGCTACGGAACTTGCCGGCAAGGTCAAGGTGGGCAAAGTGGATGTGGACGCCAACAACGGCCTGGCCGCTACCTATGGCGTGCGCACCATTCCTACTCTTTTGATCATCAAGGATGGAGAAATCATGGACACCATGGTGGGCGCCACTTCCAAGGACGCCATTCTCCAGCGCCTGCGCCCGGTCATGTAA
- a CDS encoding C39 family peptidase yields the protein MKFISFFLSVFTSCCLLSAALAGGDMAPDLKSGSFWSSSREDLFGKYFNGEAGGWVDKEKTQLRMARPRIKIGEISLGETLVNWKDNTPQSMTVMIYNKGDNGAIDRDEFEARLERVKAALDTLTGVKSKEYRASRREAVVKVNGWSWVWDKGAAVVEANSSREGREFEAEFIRLKVGPTEASIARADTSSRAKKADIKQHVKKEGKRIVIQDIPMVDQGQKGYCVVATAARVFAYYGMDYVDQHELASLGNTSASGGTSTAEMAENLKKIGARFQIRIRVLDSLTDYRDFNNILKSYNRAASKLKKEKVDSQTSWPAFWDNADGEVLKLARAGSQSQVDKWINSIRPYITAGIPVLWSVQLGIVPEPKRLSQTRGGHLRLIIGFDEEKKTVIFSDSWGAEHTEKEMPVADAIAITTGRQVLQPSK from the coding sequence ATGAAATTCATTTCTTTCTTTTTGTCCGTATTCACGAGTTGCTGCCTGCTGTCCGCTGCTTTGGCAGGCGGTGACATGGCTCCGGATTTGAAGTCCGGTTCCTTCTGGAGTTCGTCTAGGGAGGACTTGTTCGGCAAGTATTTTAATGGAGAAGCGGGCGGTTGGGTGGACAAGGAGAAAACCCAGCTCCGCATGGCCAGGCCCCGGATCAAGATAGGGGAAATTTCCCTGGGAGAGACTTTGGTGAACTGGAAGGATAATACACCCCAATCCATGACCGTCATGATTTACAACAAGGGGGACAACGGGGCGATTGACCGGGATGAGTTTGAAGCGCGCCTGGAGCGTGTCAAGGCGGCCCTGGACACCCTCACCGGCGTGAAGTCCAAGGAATACCGCGCCTCCCGCCGTGAAGCCGTGGTGAAGGTGAACGGCTGGTCCTGGGTATGGGACAAGGGAGCCGCCGTGGTGGAGGCCAACTCGTCGCGTGAGGGCCGGGAGTTCGAGGCGGAATTCATCCGTCTGAAAGTAGGGCCTACGGAAGCTTCCATCGCCCGGGCGGACACGTCCTCCCGCGCGAAAAAGGCGGACATCAAGCAGCATGTGAAGAAGGAAGGGAAGCGCATCGTGATTCAGGACATCCCCATGGTGGACCAGGGACAGAAAGGCTACTGCGTGGTGGCTACTGCCGCCCGTGTGTTCGCTTATTATGGAATGGATTATGTGGATCAGCACGAACTGGCCTCCTTGGGCAATACGTCCGCTTCCGGAGGAACAAGCACTGCTGAAATGGCGGAAAACCTGAAGAAAATAGGAGCGCGGTTCCAAATCAGGATCCGTGTTCTGGATTCCCTGACGGATTACCGTGATTTCAATAATATATTGAAATCCTACAACCGGGCGGCTTCCAAGCTGAAGAAGGAGAAAGTGGACAGCCAGACGAGCTGGCCGGCCTTCTGGGACAATGCGGACGGTGAAGTGCTTAAACTGGCGCGGGCGGGTTCCCAGAGCCAGGTGGACAAATGGATCAATTCCATCCGCCCCTATATTACTGCGGGTATTCCCGTTCTCTGGTCCGTGCAGCTGGGCATCGTGCCGGAGCCCAAGAGGCTGTCCCAGACCCGCGGCGGCCACCTGCGCCTGATCATTGGCTTTGATGAGGAAAAGAAAACGGTCATTTTTTCCGATTCATGGGGCGCGGAGCATACAGAGAAAGAAATGCCCGTGGCTGACGCCATCGCTATCACGACGGGACGCCAGGTCCTGCAGCCGTCCAAATAA
- the asnS gene encoding asparagine--tRNA ligase yields MSRTLVKHALSSEAEIPDMLVQGWVRTRRDSKAFSFLEINDGSSVASLQVVADAGIRGYERIAEMTTGAAVSIRGALVAGQGKQRWELRASSLELVGAAPESYPLQKKGHTPEFLRSIAHLRPRTNLFGAVFRMRSRLAASIHRFFQSRDFVWVSTPIITASDCEGAGEMFRVTTLDVGDAASRDAARDFFGKAAYLTVSGQLEGEAFACALSNIYTFGPTFRAENSNTTRHAAEFWMVEPEMAFCDLRGDMDMAEAFVRELVRDALENSAEEIEFLNRFVDKGLRERLEHVKDTPFVRCSYTEAVDILLKSGRTFDFPVSWGINLQSEHERFLTEEHFKSPVIVYDYPKEIKPFYMRLNDDGRTVTAMDVLVPGIGEIVGGSQREERLDILLENMKRQGMNEEAYRWYADLRRYGSVPHAGFGAGFERLLMFITGVTNIRDVLPFARTPRNCEF; encoded by the coding sequence ATCAGCAGAACATTGGTAAAACACGCCCTGTCCAGTGAAGCGGAGATTCCGGACATGCTGGTGCAGGGCTGGGTGCGTACGCGCCGGGATTCCAAGGCGTTTTCCTTTCTGGAGATCAATGACGGCTCCAGCGTGGCCTCCCTCCAGGTGGTGGCGGATGCGGGCATCCGCGGCTATGAACGGATTGCAGAGATGACGACCGGGGCCGCGGTGAGCATCCGCGGCGCCCTGGTAGCCGGGCAGGGAAAGCAGCGCTGGGAATTGCGCGCTTCTTCCCTGGAGCTGGTCGGCGCCGCTCCGGAATCCTACCCTCTGCAGAAGAAAGGGCACACGCCGGAGTTTCTGCGTTCCATCGCCCATTTGCGCCCTCGCACCAACCTGTTCGGCGCGGTGTTCCGCATGCGCAGCCGTCTGGCTGCATCCATCCACCGGTTTTTTCAGTCCAGGGACTTTGTCTGGGTCAGTACGCCCATCATTACCGCCAGCGATTGTGAAGGGGCGGGAGAAATGTTCCGCGTAACAACGCTGGACGTGGGTGATGCCGCCTCCCGCGACGCCGCCCGGGATTTCTTCGGGAAAGCGGCTTATCTGACCGTGAGCGGACAGTTGGAAGGGGAGGCTTTTGCCTGTGCCCTGAGCAATATTTATACGTTCGGCCCCACGTTCCGGGCGGAAAATTCCAACACTACGCGCCATGCGGCGGAGTTCTGGATGGTGGAGCCGGAAATGGCTTTTTGCGACCTGCGCGGGGACATGGACATGGCGGAGGCATTTGTCCGGGAACTGGTCCGTGACGCCTTGGAGAACAGCGCGGAAGAGATCGAATTCCTGAACCGGTTTGTGGACAAGGGTCTGCGGGAGCGCCTGGAGCACGTGAAGGATACGCCGTTCGTGCGTTGTTCCTATACGGAAGCCGTGGACATTCTTCTCAAGAGCGGGAGAACATTTGATTTTCCGGTCTCCTGGGGAATCAACCTGCAGAGCGAGCATGAACGCTTCCTGACGGAGGAACATTTCAAGAGCCCGGTCATCGTGTACGATTATCCCAAGGAGATCAAACCTTTCTACATGCGTCTCAATGACGACGGCAGGACCGTCACCGCCATGGATGTGCTGGTTCCCGGAATCGGCGAAATCGTGGGGGGAAGCCAGCGCGAGGAACGGCTGGACATTCTGCTGGAAAACATGAAGCGGCAGGGCATGAACGAGGAAGCCTACCGCTGGTATGCCGACTTGCGCCGTTACGGTTCCGTTCCCCACGCCGGATTCGGAGCCGGGTTTGAACGCCTGCTGATGTTCATCACGGGCGTAACGAACATCCGGGACGTGCTGCCGTTTGCCCGCACGCCGCGGAATTGCGAGTTTTAA
- a CDS encoding PEP-CTERM sorting domain-containing protein: MKLSAFCVFCCMLGGISQAATYIWSGAANNGIYGDSGNWTVNGSPNGYYPQHSANDDAVIGQNAGTITWSDSEAFFGATNTIQIGSGSTLVCSPAKGDLNVNSITLEGNAHLVFESTNAFGLGRDFTLNFGTFTASEHGSWTATDITNFWVNHHSVHFTGTLDMNSLTGSGTIELASIKSDQWDGPLTLDLSGLNIASTSQVQANVTQITENGVTKVIINYETVPEPATFSLGILGLGGLLLRRRRK, translated from the coding sequence ATGAAATTATCTGCATTTTGTGTTTTCTGCTGCATGCTGGGCGGTATCTCCCAGGCAGCCACCTATATCTGGAGCGGAGCGGCCAACAACGGGATTTACGGAGATTCCGGCAACTGGACGGTAAACGGTTCCCCGAACGGCTATTATCCCCAGCACAGCGCCAATGACGATGCCGTCATCGGGCAGAATGCGGGCACCATTACCTGGTCAGACAGCGAGGCTTTTTTCGGAGCCACCAACACCATCCAGATCGGTTCCGGAAGTACATTGGTCTGCAGTCCGGCCAAGGGGGATCTCAATGTCAATTCCATCACCCTGGAAGGCAATGCCCACCTGGTTTTTGAATCAACGAACGCTTTTGGGTTGGGCCGCGACTTTACTCTCAACTTCGGAACGTTTACCGCCTCGGAACACGGTTCCTGGACCGCTACTGACATCACCAATTTCTGGGTCAATCACCACTCCGTCCATTTCACCGGAACGCTGGACATGAACAGCCTGACCGGAAGCGGTACCATTGAGCTGGCCAGCATTAAATCTGACCAGTGGGACGGTCCCCTGACACTGGATCTGAGCGGCCTGAACATTGCCAGCACCTCTCAGGTACAGGCAAACGTCACCCAGATCACTGAAAACGGCGTTACCAAGGTAATTATCAATTATGAAACCGTCCCTGAACCCGCCACTTTTTCCCTGGGCATTCTGGGGTTGGGAGGCTTGCTCTTGAGACGCAGAAGAAAATAA
- a CDS encoding autotransporter outer membrane beta-barrel domain-containing protein, with protein MKLRLPQMLLAAVIACLGSFSVATAADYTANSADSLVTAWNQAAASNEASTITITVPADSDNITLTQEQKAQLAAISGTGSITVQMTDASSKLVNFNYDLVNEQVKFNDITLSEPADSANEIVVTNASNTTIDGRNISIVGSEDPRAPKVFGTAIKSTNGQVNVGDNVAIDQTITVEGVATTTQDPATPPTGQAYTKTTSSSYQDSNEVAVQLGDNVSLQGAVTATGQITSDPDSKITLNGDVTSNAGIGSVTTEGFDASNTQTSKTVTQSMDNSVSGGIVLGETAAGAITIKANGGQISLGDNTILNGTTVQADSADLTKTVYNNTDNSWGTVEGTPEVLDTIEGSIALGQNTTVKENATLTADDDIVIGENSLISGNSAADGIVTAGGEITLGNGTQVLNNTATNADKSAINLADGQTLNIGSNTVLSGNTANGVSGSVHAGVNTQINVFTDAGAYTYISDGIATAAPTASAADAVSRAADQAAVMTKTGAGTLVYGGTGATDTFGGTYQQLEGNLIIGNATFGTPDATTGRVAGPESINSAVMGTDTTVYDIRTGSVTLAQDSTMKGASATFSGDSTLLLSDGSVLDFGTPATFTDDSRVGIQVSDSEGNSVPISQLKKGTESVTVTLNGTDISGRLQNGLFLTTTMAPGTVDGTTTITQNMRGIDGVMSGYNGNVYTTAVGLENNRLNAVAGSPAAEFYEELFRATNADQAAHMIQSVSGENIVNFTWAASRTLRSFADLGRIQSAASMARQTEDTIEVVDAKGSPIARKTIARGNGNIWVGGMGIWDDQDARGGVSGYKYNAGGYAVGIDYKAAQGSLIGIAAGQSFGDIKDKSNFGSDYDVDSFLAMIYGRMHPFRESKFTLDGYGAYGRSKFKGNSYIMGSDLNGNVNSDTFSGGLYATWTERFALGKAYVTPYTGIEFMTSELKGFSESGPYGRTFDHARAQNWTIPAGITIARAYQTDGGTTITPALTVAVAQDVSRMNPKSNVTGPLGAWNVRGVNMGRTAFRLNAGIDVLFSSNWGARVCYQFETRNKLTAHGINGAISYTF; from the coding sequence ATGAAATTAAGACTCCCACAGATGTTGCTGGCAGCCGTCATCGCCTGCCTCGGCAGCTTCTCAGTTGCCACAGCGGCTGACTACACTGCAAACAGCGCCGATTCGCTGGTGACAGCCTGGAACCAGGCTGCCGCTTCCAATGAAGCGTCAACCATCACCATCACCGTTCCTGCCGATTCAGACAACATTACGCTGACCCAGGAACAGAAGGCCCAGCTGGCGGCCATCTCCGGTACGGGAAGCATCACCGTCCAGATGACTGATGCAAGCAGCAAACTGGTCAATTTCAATTACGACCTGGTCAACGAACAGGTCAAATTCAACGACATTACGCTGAGCGAACCTGCGGACAGCGCCAATGAAATCGTTGTCACCAACGCCTCGAACACCACCATTGACGGCCGGAACATTTCCATCGTGGGATCTGAAGACCCCAGGGCTCCCAAGGTTTTCGGCACGGCCATCAAATCCACGAACGGCCAGGTGAACGTCGGCGACAACGTTGCCATTGATCAGACCATCACGGTAGAAGGCGTAGCCACCACTACGCAGGATCCGGCGACTCCTCCCACAGGCCAGGCCTATACGAAAACGACTTCTTCCTCTTATCAGGACTCCAATGAAGTAGCCGTACAACTGGGTGACAATGTGTCCCTGCAGGGTGCCGTCACGGCAACCGGACAAATCACCAGCGACCCTGATTCCAAGATTACGCTGAACGGAGACGTGACCTCCAACGCGGGAATCGGTTCCGTAACGACGGAAGGATTTGACGCTTCCAATACCCAGACGAGCAAAACCGTCACGCAATCCATGGACAACAGCGTTTCCGGAGGCATCGTGCTTGGTGAAACGGCTGCGGGAGCCATCACGATCAAAGCCAACGGCGGACAAATCTCCCTGGGAGATAACACCATTCTGAACGGAACCACCGTTCAGGCAGATTCTGCTGACCTGACCAAAACCGTTTACAACAATACGGACAACTCCTGGGGTACCGTAGAAGGTACTCCCGAAGTGCTGGATACCATCGAAGGCAGCATTGCCCTCGGCCAGAATACTACGGTTAAGGAAAATGCCACGCTGACGGCTGACGACGACATCGTCATCGGGGAAAATAGCCTGATCTCCGGCAATTCCGCCGCTGACGGCATCGTAACGGCAGGTGGAGAAATCACTCTCGGCAACGGTACGCAAGTACTGAACAACACCGCCACCAACGCCGACAAGTCCGCTATCAACCTGGCGGACGGCCAAACGCTGAACATCGGTTCCAACACCGTTCTTTCCGGCAATACGGCCAACGGCGTAAGCGGTTCCGTTCATGCGGGCGTAAACACCCAGATCAACGTATTCACGGACGCCGGCGCCTACACCTACATCAGTGACGGCATCGCTACCGCGGCTCCCACCGCATCCGCTGCGGACGCAGTTTCACGGGCCGCCGACCAGGCCGCCGTGATGACCAAGACCGGAGCCGGCACCCTTGTGTACGGCGGCACGGGCGCCACGGATACCTTCGGAGGCACCTACCAGCAGCTTGAAGGCAACCTGATTATCGGGAACGCCACCTTCGGCACGCCGGACGCCACCACCGGAAGAGTTGCAGGTCCTGAATCCATCAACTCCGCCGTCATGGGCACGGACACCACCGTATATGACATCCGGACCGGCAGCGTGACTCTGGCCCAGGATTCCACGATGAAGGGGGCTTCCGCCACTTTCAGCGGTGATTCCACCCTGCTTCTGAGCGACGGATCCGTTCTCGACTTCGGCACCCCGGCCACCTTCACGGACGATTCCCGCGTGGGCATCCAGGTTTCCGACTCCGAAGGCAATTCAGTTCCGATCTCCCAACTCAAAAAGGGTACGGAAAGCGTAACAGTGACGCTGAACGGCACGGATATTTCCGGCCGTCTGCAGAATGGCCTGTTCCTGACCACCACCATGGCTCCCGGAACGGTTGACGGCACCACTACCATCACCCAGAACATGAGGGGCATTGACGGTGTCATGTCCGGTTACAACGGCAACGTTTACACCACGGCCGTCGGTCTGGAAAACAACCGTCTGAACGCGGTCGCCGGTTCTCCCGCCGCCGAGTTCTACGAAGAACTGTTCCGGGCGACAAATGCCGACCAGGCTGCCCACATGATTCAGTCCGTGAGCGGTGAAAACATCGTGAACTTCACCTGGGCTGCAAGCCGCACCCTGAGAAGCTTCGCCGACCTGGGCCGCATCCAATCCGCCGCCTCCATGGCACGCCAGACGGAAGACACCATTGAAGTGGTGGACGCCAAGGGCTCTCCCATCGCCCGCAAGACGATTGCCAGGGGCAACGGCAATATCTGGGTAGGCGGCATGGGTATCTGGGACGACCAGGACGCCCGCGGAGGAGTTTCCGGCTACAAGTACAATGCCGGCGGCTATGCCGTGGGTATCGACTACAAGGCCGCACAGGGTTCCCTGATCGGTATCGCAGCCGGCCAGAGCTTCGGCGACATCAAGGACAAGTCGAACTTCGGTTCCGACTATGACGTCGACTCCTTCCTGGCCATGATCTACGGACGCATGCATCCCTTCAGGGAAAGCAAGTTCACCCTGGACGGCTACGGCGCCTACGGACGCTCCAAGTTCAAGGGCAATTCCTACATCATGGGTTCCGATCTCAACGGCAACGTCAATTCCGACACCTTCAGCGGCGGCCTGTACGCCACGTGGACGGAACGCTTCGCCCTCGGCAAGGCCTACGTGACACCCTACACCGGGATTGAATTCATGACTTCCGAGCTCAAGGGATTCTCCGAAAGCGGTCCCTACGGACGCACCTTCGACCACGCCCGGGCCCAGAACTGGACCATTCCGGCCGGCATCACCATCGCCCGCGCCTATCAGACGGACGGCGGCACCACCATTACCCCGGCCCTGACGGTAGCCGTGGCCCAGGATGTAAGCCGCATGAATCCCAAATCCAATGTCACCGGGCCTCTGGGCGCATGGAACGTACGCGGCGTCAACATGGGCCGCACCGCATTCCGCCTGAACGCCGGCATTGACGTGCTCTTCTCCAGCAACTGGGGAGCCCGCGTCTGCTATCAGTTCGAGACCCGCAACAAGCTGACCGCCCACGGCATCAACGGCGCCATCAGCTACACTTTCTAA
- a CDS encoding ATP-dependent helicase: protein MARRYVIKQDSAPSAPISGIDYHATLNEEQYAAVSSAPGAALVIAGAGSGKTRTLTYRVAWLLDHGTDPWNILLLTFTNKAAREMTERVRALIPIDLSRLWSGTFHSIANRILRQHADYLGYTPAFTIMDSDDRKSMIKNIVKTLKLDEKSSRFPKPEVLSSLFSLADNEGAGIQETLENAYPYLSNHLDAILDVHEQYVLRKQETNSMDFDDLLLNVVRLFQEQEHLRALYGARFHHILVDEYQDTNYLQSRFIDMLAREHGQLMVVGDDAQSIYSWRGADMENILSFTTRYPSAKTFKIETNYRSVPEILELSNAAIAANEIQIEKRLRSVRPTGEMPPALVPLNDDRMQAKFISQRIRDLVEEGTDPNEIAVLYRAHFHSMELQMELTRSEIPFRITSGIRFFEQAHIKDVVAFMRFVVNPRDELSFRRMVMLLPGIGPGMAQKLWARWAACPESRAETPPESFSALMMEFPVPAKSKPGWMQLCYTLDELAPGGKTANPASMLVSINEAVYDEYMQSAFENYDQRRQDLLHLAGFSERFDSAEDFLSQLSLLGNTDDESAAADLSGGAVTLSTIHQAKGLEWSVVFLIGLCDGMFPHQRVIDDGDLAGLEEERRLFYVGITRAKDQLYLTYPRWNCRAQGGTFMQMPSRFLDEVPAALVEEWEVE from the coding sequence ATGGCCCGCCGCTACGTCATCAAGCAGGATTCCGCTCCTTCCGCCCCCATTTCCGGGATCGACTACCACGCGACCCTGAATGAAGAGCAGTATGCCGCCGTTTCCTCGGCACCGGGGGCGGCGCTCGTCATTGCAGGCGCGGGTTCCGGAAAGACGCGGACGCTTACCTACCGCGTGGCATGGCTTCTGGACCACGGCACGGACCCGTGGAACATCCTGCTGCTCACCTTCACCAACAAGGCCGCCAGGGAAATGACGGAGCGCGTGCGTGCCCTGATTCCCATCGACCTCTCACGCCTGTGGAGCGGCACCTTCCATTCCATCGCAAACCGCATTCTACGCCAGCATGCGGACTACCTGGGCTATACGCCGGCCTTCACGATCATGGACTCGGACGACCGCAAATCCATGATCAAAAACATCGTGAAGACCCTTAAGCTGGACGAAAAATCCTCCCGCTTCCCGAAGCCGGAAGTGCTCTCATCCCTTTTCAGCCTGGCGGACAATGAAGGCGCCGGCATTCAGGAAACGCTGGAAAACGCCTATCCCTACCTCTCCAACCATCTGGACGCCATTCTGGACGTGCATGAACAGTACGTCCTCCGCAAGCAGGAAACCAACAGCATGGACTTTGACGACCTGCTGCTCAACGTCGTGCGCCTCTTCCAGGAACAGGAGCACCTGCGCGCCCTGTACGGCGCGCGCTTCCACCACATCCTGGTGGACGAATACCAGGATACCAACTACCTCCAGAGCCGCTTTATCGACATGCTGGCCCGGGAGCACGGCCAGCTCATGGTCGTGGGAGACGATGCCCAGAGCATCTATTCCTGGCGCGGCGCGGACATGGAGAACATCCTCAGCTTCACGACGCGCTACCCGTCGGCGAAAACCTTCAAGATAGAAACCAACTACCGCAGCGTGCCGGAAATCCTGGAACTTTCCAATGCGGCCATCGCCGCTAATGAGATCCAGATTGAAAAACGCCTGCGTTCCGTGCGCCCCACCGGGGAAATGCCGCCCGCCCTCGTGCCGCTCAACGACGACCGGATGCAGGCCAAATTTATCTCCCAGCGCATCCGGGACCTTGTTGAAGAAGGAACGGACCCCAATGAAATAGCCGTGCTCTACCGGGCGCACTTCCACAGCATGGAATTGCAGATGGAACTGACGCGCAGTGAAATACCCTTCCGCATCACCAGCGGCATCAGGTTCTTCGAGCAGGCGCACATCAAGGACGTGGTGGCCTTTATGCGCTTCGTCGTCAATCCGCGGGACGAGCTGTCCTTCCGCCGCATGGTCATGCTCCTGCCCGGCATCGGCCCCGGTATGGCGCAAAAACTCTGGGCGCGCTGGGCCGCATGCCCGGAAAGCAGGGCGGAAACGCCTCCGGAATCCTTCTCCGCCCTGATGATGGAATTCCCGGTTCCTGCCAAATCCAAGCCGGGATGGATGCAGCTCTGCTATACGCTGGACGAGCTGGCTCCCGGCGGGAAAACAGCCAATCCGGCCTCCATGCTCGTCTCCATCAATGAAGCGGTTTACGACGAGTACATGCAGTCCGCCTTTGAAAACTACGACCAGCGCAGGCAGGACCTTCTGCACCTGGCCGGGTTTTCCGAAAGGTTCGACTCCGCGGAAGATTTCCTGTCCCAGCTTTCCCTGCTGGGCAATACGGATGATGAAAGCGCGGCGGCCGACCTTTCCGGCGGGGCGGTCACCCTATCCACCATTCACCAGGCCAAGGGGCTGGAATGGTCCGTCGTCTTCCTGATCGGCCTGTGTGACGGCATGTTCCCGCACCAGCGCGTCATTGATGACGGCGACCTGGCCGGGCTGGAGGAAGAACGCCGCCTGTTCTACGTGGGCATCACCCGCGCCAAGGACCAGCTTTACCTGACCTATCCGCGCTGGAACTGCCGCGCCCAGGGAGGCACTTTCATGCAGATGCCTTCCCGCTTTCTGGACGAAGTCCCCGCCGCGCTGGTGGAGGAATGGGAGGTGGAATAA